In a genomic window of Streptomyces roseoviridis:
- a CDS encoding MerR family transcriptional regulator yields the protein MDGTHMQIGEVAARTELSLRTIRHYEETGLVIPSARSQGGFRLYTEADVARLMVIRRMKPLGFTLDQMRDLLAATDRLDGEPGLGAADRAALLERIRSYERAAVERVEKLRVQLARAEDFAATLGARLEHDAAAPTPP from the coding sequence GTGGACGGCACACACATGCAGATCGGCGAGGTCGCCGCGCGCACGGAGCTGTCCCTGCGCACCATCCGCCACTACGAGGAGACCGGCCTGGTCATCCCCTCCGCCCGCTCGCAGGGCGGCTTCCGCCTGTACACGGAGGCCGACGTCGCCCGGCTGATGGTGATCCGGCGCATGAAGCCGCTCGGCTTCACCCTGGACCAGATGCGCGACCTCCTCGCCGCCACCGACCGCCTCGATGGCGAACCGGGCCTCGGCGCCGCGGACCGCGCGGCCCTGCTGGAGCGGATCCGCTCCTACGAGCGGGCCGCCGTCGAACGGGTGGAGAAACTGCGGGTCCAGCTCGCACGCGCCGAGGACTTCGCCGCCACCCTGGGCGCCCGCCTGGAACACGACGCCGCCGCCCCCACCCCTCCCTGA
- a CDS encoding helix-turn-helix domain-containing protein: MDGVRSPQSTAGFGELLRIWRERVGLTQQVLADHATLSVRAIRDMESGRVRRPRQETVRLLADALRLEGRNRSLFEATARRQTPAEEPADEPAAPPVARGAIVGRDLEVEVLADAFAVHGDRLVTVAGLGGVGKSRLALEVARRLHLASRWSVRWIDCGRLPVAGLERRTDLARAIGERPTLLVLDGADAGVDTALLDELFQRCPGLRVLITARVPQPLPGGQVIPLAPLPTPGPELDHDPLALADVGAVRLLLSHLRRLRPGYRLEPDEAPAVAALCRQLDGLPGALELAAGWSTVLSPRQLVARLADGPFHLAPPPAGYGGRADIRAALGAALDRLTLGQRDLLERLAAEPGDWSGEDAVALSGRPPQECLAAVHELLASGLIRSVQARDGVRFTVLNLCRSLCGSRVAYAELATAS, from the coding sequence ATGGACGGTGTGCGGTCGCCGCAGTCGACGGCGGGCTTCGGAGAGCTGCTCAGGATCTGGCGCGAACGGGTGGGCCTGACCCAGCAGGTGCTCGCCGATCACGCGACCCTGAGCGTCCGGGCCATCCGGGACATGGAGAGCGGACGGGTGCGGCGCCCCCGGCAGGAGACGGTCCGGCTGCTGGCCGACGCCCTGCGCCTCGAAGGCCGCAACCGGTCGCTCTTCGAGGCCACCGCGCGCCGGCAGACGCCCGCCGAGGAACCGGCCGACGAACCGGCCGCGCCGCCGGTCGCCCGGGGCGCCATCGTCGGGCGCGACCTGGAGGTCGAGGTGCTGGCCGACGCCTTCGCCGTGCACGGCGACCGGCTGGTCACCGTGGCCGGCCTCGGCGGGGTCGGCAAGTCCCGGCTGGCCCTGGAGGTCGCGAGACGGCTGCACCTGGCCTCCCGCTGGTCGGTGCGCTGGATCGACTGCGGCCGGCTGCCGGTCGCCGGTCTCGAACGCCGCACCGACCTCGCCCGCGCGATCGGGGAGCGGCCCACCCTGCTGGTCCTGGACGGCGCCGACGCCGGCGTGGACACGGCACTGCTCGACGAACTGTTCCAGCGGTGCCCCGGCCTGCGGGTCCTGATCACCGCCCGCGTCCCGCAGCCGCTGCCCGGCGGCCAGGTGATCCCGCTCGCCCCCCTGCCCACCCCCGGTCCCGAACTCGACCACGACCCCCTCGCCCTGGCCGACGTGGGCGCCGTCCGGCTGCTGCTCTCGCACCTGCGCCGACTGCGGCCCGGCTACCGGCTCGAGCCCGACGAGGCCCCCGCCGTCGCCGCCCTCTGCCGTCAACTCGACGGCCTGCCCGGCGCCTTGGAGCTCGCGGCCGGCTGGTCCACGGTGCTGTCCCCGCGTCAGCTGGTGGCGCGCCTCGCGGACGGGCCGTTCCACCTGGCGCCGCCCCCCGCCGGTTACGGAGGCAGGGCGGACATCCGGGCGGCGCTGGGAGCCGCCCTCGACCGGCTGACGCTCGGCCAGCGCGACCTGCTGGAGCGGCTCGCGGCCGAACCGGGGGACTGGTCCGGTGAGGACGCCGTCGCACTGAGCGGCCGGCCGCCGCAGGAATGCCTGGCCGCGGTGCACGAGTTGCTGGCGAGCGGCCTCATCCGCAGCGTGCAGGCCCGCGACGGCGTCCGGTTCACCGTGCTGAACCTCTGCCGGAGCCTGTGCGGAAGCCGTGTGGCCTACGCGGAACTGGCCACGGCGAGCTGA
- a CDS encoding cobalamin B12-binding domain-containing protein translates to MDQHAVEQHGKAEPAGLDVVVTTMASDSHTWNLVFLHLLLEELGHRVTNLGACVPDALLVAECRRIEPDLIVLSSVNGHGFHDGLRVIAALRACPELARTTTVIGGKLGIAGSGAPARRRTLLAAGFDGVFEEGRAVREFPSFVASLTAGAGVLL, encoded by the coding sequence GTGGATCAGCATGCCGTGGAGCAGCACGGAAAGGCCGAGCCGGCCGGTCTGGACGTCGTCGTGACGACCATGGCGTCGGACTCCCACACCTGGAACCTGGTCTTCCTTCACCTCCTGCTCGAAGAGCTCGGCCACCGGGTCACCAACCTGGGCGCCTGCGTGCCGGACGCGCTGCTGGTCGCCGAGTGCCGCCGGATCGAGCCCGACCTGATCGTGCTGAGCAGCGTGAACGGTCACGGCTTCCACGACGGCCTGCGGGTGATCGCGGCGCTGCGGGCCTGCCCCGAGCTGGCCCGTACGACGACCGTGATCGGAGGAAAGCTCGGGATCGCCGGCTCCGGCGCCCCCGCCCGGCGGCGGACGCTGCTGGCGGCGGGCTTCGACGGAGTCTTCGAGGAGGGCCGTGCGGTACGGGAGTTCCCGTCCTTCGTGGCCTCGCTGACCGCCGGCGCGGGGGTGCTCCTGTGA
- a CDS encoding methylaspartate mutase, translating into MTRSAALPASGFGAFVARARAAGVLVVQPRMGMADPLRMREGLLATRGADAVTVGTITLDSYTRTGDLAAARRALAEGVGLNGYPIATHPADTTRAVLRGIADPRFPVQVRHGSAAPEHIVRALLAAGLDATEGGPVSYCLPYSRTPLREAVEDWRRSCELLAATRELGAAPHLETFGGCLMGQLCPPSLLIAVSVLEALFFRQHGLRDLSLSYAQQADPRQDEEALTVLGRLAAELLPDVDHHLVLYAYMGVFPRSPGGARLLLEDAARLAVRAGAARLIVKTTAEAHRIPTVEENVRALEAAAAAAAHEHARLARSGAPGPYGPGLQAVATGSDDTVRAGTGLVGTSPVGRTDGTGLVGTSPVGRTDGTGLVGTSPVGRTAGTDPVRTGLVGTGHGPQVVDTGIEAEARALIGAVLDLDADIGRALVRAFAAGYLDVPYCLHPDNAGRARSSLTPDGRLHWSNTGSMPLAGLADGGPRPPILGSAGLLSALSHVQRTYDARAAARPAAETFDGAAPVPIRTPAAPPRTTSMPRRELGLTTP; encoded by the coding sequence GTGACCCGGTCCGCCGCCCTGCCGGCGTCCGGATTCGGGGCCTTCGTCGCCCGGGCGAGGGCGGCCGGGGTCCTCGTCGTCCAGCCCAGGATGGGCATGGCCGACCCGCTGCGGATGCGCGAGGGCCTGCTCGCCACCCGGGGCGCCGACGCCGTCACCGTCGGCACGATCACCCTCGACAGCTACACCCGCACCGGTGACCTCGCCGCCGCCCGGCGCGCGCTCGCCGAGGGCGTCGGCCTGAACGGCTACCCCATCGCCACCCACCCCGCGGACACCACCCGCGCGGTGCTCCGGGGCATCGCGGACCCGCGCTTCCCGGTGCAGGTCCGGCACGGTTCGGCGGCGCCGGAGCACATCGTCCGCGCCCTGCTCGCGGCCGGCCTGGACGCCACCGAGGGCGGCCCGGTCTCGTACTGCCTCCCCTACAGCCGGACACCGCTGCGCGAGGCGGTCGAGGACTGGCGGCGCAGCTGCGAACTGCTCGCCGCCACCCGGGAACTCGGCGCCGCGCCGCACCTGGAGACGTTCGGCGGCTGCCTGATGGGACAGCTCTGCCCGCCGAGCCTGCTCATCGCGGTCAGCGTCCTGGAAGCGCTGTTCTTCCGGCAGCACGGCCTGCGCGACCTCTCGCTCAGCTATGCCCAGCAGGCCGATCCGCGCCAGGACGAGGAAGCGCTCACCGTGCTCGGGCGGCTGGCCGCCGAACTGCTGCCGGACGTGGACCACCACCTCGTCCTCTACGCGTACATGGGCGTCTTCCCGCGCTCGCCGGGCGGTGCCCGGCTGCTGCTGGAGGACGCGGCGCGCCTCGCGGTACGGGCCGGTGCGGCCCGGCTGATCGTCAAGACCACCGCCGAGGCGCACCGGATCCCGACCGTGGAGGAGAACGTCCGGGCACTGGAGGCGGCCGCCGCGGCCGCCGCCCACGAGCACGCCCGCCTGGCACGGTCCGGCGCCCCGGGCCCGTACGGCCCGGGCCTCCAGGCCGTCGCCACCGGCTCCGACGACACCGTTCGCGCCGGCACCGGCCTCGTCGGCACCAGCCCCGTCGGCAGGACCGACGGCACCGGCCTCGTCGGCACCAGCCCCGTCGGCAGGACCGACGGCACCGGCCTCGTCGGCACCAGCCCCGTCGGCAGGACCGCCGGCACCGACCCCGTCCGCACCGGCCTCGTCGGCACCGGTCACGGCCCCCAGGTCGTCGACACCGGCATCGAGGCGGAGGCGCGGGCCCTGATCGGGGCCGTCCTCGACCTGGACGCCGACATCGGGCGGGCACTGGTGCGGGCCTTCGCCGCCGGATATCTGGACGTGCCCTACTGCCTGCACCCCGACAACGCGGGCCGCGCCCGCAGCTCGCTCACGCCCGACGGACGGCTCCACTGGTCGAACACCGGGTCCATGCCCCTCGCCGGACTGGCCGACGGCGGGCCGCGCCCGCCGATCCTCGGCTCGGCCGGGCTGCTCTCGGCCCTGTCCCACGTCCAGCGGACCTACGACGCCCGCGCCGCCGCACGCCCGGCCGCCGAAACCTTCGACGGCGCCGCCCCCGTGCCGATCCGAACGCCCGCCGCACCGCCCCGTACGACGTCCATGCCACGACGAGAGTTGGGACTCACCACACCATGA